From the Saccharobesus litoralis genome, one window contains:
- a CDS encoding BNR-4 repeat-containing protein codes for MIIKHKRTTKISRLGFCSLVLAGLLSFSAQATISLEQEVKVTDKALYFNGVKKSSVTTARNDPDIGPGQYDYMYGPSISPHGDAIKVYKDYVFMTWYKGGKYNRRVMLTRYNMKTGTSKSIEFPHQHTGFEGRWWVGETHNTIAVGISPKNETIHLLYDMHAYHQGTDAGGNGSFAKDYFRYSYSVAGAATVADSQFTLSKFVKDTSSKSEGPDDYKHLSMTGTENHSKFSRLTYPSFFLNDQGDLFMHMRYGTSHDGKIVYNKYDGVSKWNSFSDFNSTGAQSKGADYNWSIYGSMKYVDGKIRIGFQRRLSNGNDKFKYQNGIYYAYSNDPSGQSQWKNYKGQSISMPVVDAANLLVTEPGDLVQTTAKNQVNIVSGFDWTVTDAGDVHIISKVKDQQYNKTVYTHSYQKGGTGDFITKTDFPGAESIYTSGDKVYLIGLQNGRPFIDQATGGTNNFSRVYSGTDTGKTFTKGVVHIYEGKLYYYLLEAGSGDKRNAYLQIIDLALDPQVSFDQNNVVVNEGYNQLSVEALATSPVQGTSIDNVKLYVDGSLLRQENVAPYEWGHAGKPDELLGLSVGEHTVRAVATDSNGNEGEASTTITVNALPITIETVDAEQSPNVAANLLDGDKNDSSRWSAQGFPKTVMFDLGVSKTVTGTKMWTYLDRAYQYRIEVSKYKGSGFTTIANKQGNTSTGQPLTTSFNATGRYVKLVVTGAHNYSGDWVSINEVEITTD; via the coding sequence ATGATAATAAAACACAAGCGCACCACAAAAATATCTAGGTTAGGGTTTTGTAGTTTAGTCTTGGCTGGTTTGCTTAGCTTTTCTGCACAAGCCACTATCAGCCTAGAACAAGAGGTAAAAGTCACCGACAAAGCCCTATATTTTAATGGCGTTAAAAAATCATCAGTAACTACAGCCAGAAACGATCCGGATATTGGTCCAGGCCAATATGATTACATGTATGGCCCGTCAATTAGCCCACACGGTGACGCAATAAAAGTATATAAAGACTATGTTTTTATGACTTGGTACAAAGGCGGTAAATACAACCGTCGAGTTATGTTGACGCGTTACAACATGAAAACCGGAACCAGCAAAAGCATTGAGTTTCCTCATCAACATACTGGTTTTGAAGGCCGCTGGTGGGTAGGTGAAACTCATAACACGATAGCCGTTGGTATCAGCCCTAAAAACGAAACCATTCATCTTTTATATGACATGCATGCCTATCATCAGGGTACAGACGCTGGTGGTAACGGTAGCTTTGCCAAAGATTACTTTAGATATTCATACAGCGTAGCGGGGGCAGCCACCGTTGCTGATTCACAATTTACCTTAAGCAAATTTGTAAAAGACACCAGTAGCAAAAGCGAAGGGCCAGACGACTACAAGCATTTAAGCATGACAGGGACAGAGAACCATTCTAAGTTTTCTCGTCTTACCTACCCTAGCTTCTTCTTAAACGACCAAGGTGATCTGTTTATGCATATGCGTTACGGCACCTCGCACGATGGTAAAATTGTTTACAACAAATACGATGGAGTATCTAAATGGAACAGCTTTAGCGATTTCAATTCAACCGGCGCTCAAAGCAAAGGCGCCGACTACAATTGGAGCATTTACGGCTCGATGAAATATGTTGATGGCAAAATTCGCATTGGCTTTCAGCGTCGATTAAGTAATGGCAATGATAAATTTAAGTACCAAAATGGTATTTACTACGCTTATTCAAATGATCCATCAGGTCAATCGCAGTGGAAAAACTATAAAGGCCAATCTATTTCTATGCCGGTAGTTGATGCCGCCAATTTATTGGTGACAGAGCCTGGTGATTTAGTTCAGACCACAGCAAAAAACCAAGTCAACATAGTATCTGGCTTTGATTGGACAGTGACGGATGCTGGCGATGTGCACATTATTAGTAAAGTCAAAGACCAACAATACAACAAGACTGTATATACCCATAGCTACCAAAAAGGCGGTACGGGAGATTTTATAACCAAAACCGACTTCCCTGGTGCAGAGAGCATTTATACCTCGGGCGATAAAGTGTATTTAATTGGCTTGCAAAATGGTCGCCCTTTTATTGACCAAGCAACGGGTGGCACGAATAACTTTTCTCGCGTTTACAGTGGAACTGATACAGGTAAAACCTTTACCAAAGGTGTAGTTCATATCTACGAAGGTAAGCTTTATTACTATTTACTCGAAGCCGGTTCTGGCGATAAGCGTAACGCCTATCTACAAATCATCGACTTAGCCTTAGATCCGCAAGTGAGTTTTGACCAAAACAATGTTGTCGTAAATGAAGGTTACAACCAACTTTCAGTAGAAGCGCTAGCTACCAGCCCAGTGCAAGGCACCAGCATAGATAACGTTAAATTGTATGTAGATGGCAGCCTGTTACGCCAAGAAAACGTAGCACCTTATGAATGGGGACATGCGGGTAAACCTGACGAGCTATTAGGCCTTTCCGTTGGCGAACATACGGTAAGAGCAGTCGCTACCGACAGCAACGGCAATGAAGGCGAAGCCTCAACCACTATAACGGTCAATGCTTTACCTATTACCATTGAAACGGTCGATGCCGAGCAATCACCAAATGTTGCGGCAAACTTATTAGATGGCGACAAAAACGATAGCTCGCGCTGGAGCGCTCAAGGTTTCCCTAAAACCGTAATGTTTGACTTAGGTGTTAGTAAAACCGTCACTGGAACTAAAATGTGGACTTACCTTGATCGTGCCTATCAATACCGCATAGAAGTCTCGAAATACAAAGGCAGTGGCTTTACTACTATCGCCAACAAACAAGGCAACACCAGCACAGGTCAGCCATTAACCACTAGTTTTAATGCCACAGGCCGTTACGTAAAACTGGTTGTCACTGGCGCGCATAATTACTCAGGTGATTGGGTCAGTATTAACGAAGTAGAAATAACTACCGATTAA
- a CDS encoding BNR-4 repeat-containing protein: protein MKKIAHSLLSSVGKALTLACSGGLLLLSSQVNAAVTLEKEKKITNDGLYFDGSKVAGNASNSGPGQYDYYFGPKINATGDSVKIYGDYVFVTWYRGGKYNRHVMLTRYNTKTGTTKSIEFPHTHTGYLNQWWIGESHNNIAIGISPIDGTIHLLYDMHAYSADKPSDGSLSDDYFRYSYSKDNAATVSDADFNLSQFVTNSDGGYKHLTMTGQLDYAEFSGLTYPKFFVNDQDELLMYIREGGNNNGAYKFTKYLASQNKWGNFTQFNVLDAKSHGMDYNWGVYGNMKYVDGKVRVGFQRRSSNNNDKYKYQNGFYYAYSDHQDGLNSWKNHQGQGFSLPLIDADFIKISEPGNLINETGANQVHIVGGFDWTVTDNGDVHFIGAVKNIANTENVKVHTYKKAGNSNFTTTTNFPGASRLYSYGDSIYIVGLENGRPFVEKAPGGTNNFTRIYQATSGKTYSHGVVKIEQGKIYYYLQEQVSGDKRPLYVQIIDLDLNQASQVDFQSGDVVLNEGYNALSFDVLATSANASISNVQLFVDDVLLRQENVAPYEWGHAGKPNELLGLSVGQHTLRAVATDSNGNQGEASITVTVNAIPVTIEMVDAEQSPNVAANLLDGDKNDDSRWSAQGFPKSVMFDLGIGKTITGTKMWTYLDRAYQYRIEVSQYKGSGFTTVANKQGNTSTGQPLTTSFNATGRYVKLVVTGAHNYSGDWVSINEVEIITE, encoded by the coding sequence ATGAAAAAAATAGCACATTCATTGCTAAGTTCCGTTGGCAAAGCGTTAACCCTAGCTTGCTCCGGCGGATTACTGCTACTAAGCAGTCAAGTCAATGCCGCCGTTACGTTGGAAAAAGAGAAAAAAATTACTAACGACGGCTTATATTTTGATGGTTCTAAAGTTGCTGGCAATGCCAGTAATTCAGGCCCCGGCCAATACGATTACTATTTTGGCCCTAAAATTAATGCAACCGGCGACAGTGTTAAAATTTATGGCGACTATGTTTTTGTAACTTGGTATCGCGGCGGTAAATACAACCGGCATGTCATGTTAACCCGCTACAACACCAAAACTGGCACCACCAAATCTATCGAATTTCCACATACGCACACGGGTTACCTTAATCAATGGTGGATTGGCGAATCACATAACAATATTGCGATAGGCATTAGTCCCATAGATGGTACGATTCACCTGCTATACGACATGCATGCTTACTCGGCAGATAAGCCATCTGACGGTAGTTTAAGCGATGATTATTTCCGCTATTCCTATTCTAAGGACAACGCGGCAACCGTATCTGACGCAGATTTTAACCTAAGCCAGTTTGTAACAAATAGTGATGGTGGTTACAAACACCTAACCATGACTGGACAATTAGATTATGCCGAATTTTCTGGCTTAACCTACCCTAAGTTCTTTGTTAATGACCAAGATGAGTTGTTAATGTATATCCGCGAAGGCGGTAACAATAATGGTGCCTATAAATTTACTAAGTATTTAGCTAGCCAGAATAAGTGGGGCAACTTTACTCAGTTTAACGTACTTGATGCCAAAAGCCACGGCATGGACTACAACTGGGGCGTATACGGCAATATGAAATACGTTGACGGTAAAGTCCGTGTTGGTTTTCAGCGCCGTTCCAGCAACAATAACGACAAGTACAAATATCAAAACGGCTTTTATTACGCCTATTCTGATCACCAAGATGGTTTAAACAGTTGGAAAAACCACCAAGGACAAGGTTTCTCGTTACCTTTAATTGACGCTGATTTTATTAAAATTTCTGAGCCGGGCAATTTAATTAACGAAACCGGTGCAAATCAGGTACATATCGTGGGTGGTTTTGATTGGACAGTAACAGATAACGGTGATGTTCACTTTATCGGCGCGGTTAAAAACATTGCTAACACGGAAAATGTCAAAGTACATACATATAAAAAAGCCGGTAATAGCAACTTTACCACCACGACGAATTTCCCTGGTGCGTCACGTTTGTATAGCTATGGTGACAGTATTTATATTGTGGGTTTAGAAAACGGTCGTCCATTTGTTGAAAAGGCGCCAGGCGGTACCAATAATTTCACTCGTATTTATCAAGCAACATCCGGCAAAACATACTCGCACGGTGTAGTGAAAATTGAACAAGGTAAAATTTACTATTACTTACAAGAGCAAGTATCTGGCGACAAACGCCCTCTTTACGTGCAAATTATCGATCTCGATTTAAATCAAGCGTCACAAGTTGACTTTCAATCTGGCGATGTTGTTTTAAATGAAGGTTACAACGCCTTATCGTTCGATGTACTAGCGACCAGCGCTAACGCCAGTATTAGTAACGTACAATTGTTTGTCGACGATGTATTACTTCGTCAAGAAAATGTAGCACCATATGAGTGGGGACATGCTGGTAAGCCAAACGAATTACTGGGGTTATCTGTTGGTCAACATACGTTACGAGCAGTGGCAACGGATAGCAATGGTAATCAAGGTGAAGCATCAATTACCGTAACCGTTAATGCGATACCTGTCACCATAGAAATGGTCGATGCTGAGCAATCACCTAACGTAGCGGCTAATTTATTAGATGGTGATAAAAATGATGATTCGCGCTGGAGTGCTCAAGGTTTCCCTAAAAGCGTAATGTTTGATTTGGGTATAGGAAAAACCATCACAGGCACCAAAATGTGGACCTACCTTGATCGCGCCTATCAATACCGTATTGAAGTGTCTCAATACAAAGGTAGTGGCTTTACTACCGTCGCTAATAAACAAGGCAACACCAGTACTGGACAGCCATTAACCACCAGCTTTAATGCCACAGGCCGTTACGTCAAACTGGTTGTCACGGGTGCACATAACTACTCAGGCGATTGGGTTAGTATTAACGAAGTCGAGATTATTACCGAATAA
- a CDS encoding DKNYY domain-containing protein, whose protein sequence is MRAFLILVTTFLLSSCADLFLASTGLRTFYKIEKQQVKYYQWNVVSQEFSISKLTDANAQKFKELSPHYGKDDLSVFYGSKKLTNADPNTFRLINAFIAMDSKNVYVDGKQLQNADPQTFKYHGSSWASDKNDYYFNGVKLSVCDINSFKVVEDDYPRRGYDNYCYFYQSYKVPLRDRDSLEILNGLYARDKYNVYWADRVVNNAQPSKIMVQPNRSSPLATDGKFCFSGTQIIGCADLNLNGQKFCGCDT, encoded by the coding sequence ATGCGTGCGTTTTTAATTTTGGTAACAACTTTTCTATTAAGTTCGTGCGCTGATTTATTTTTAGCATCTACAGGTTTACGTACTTTTTATAAAATCGAGAAACAACAAGTAAAATATTACCAATGGAACGTAGTTTCTCAGGAGTTTTCAATAAGTAAGCTTACAGATGCAAATGCTCAGAAATTTAAAGAGTTATCGCCCCATTATGGTAAGGACGATCTTTCTGTTTTTTATGGGAGCAAAAAATTAACAAATGCTGATCCAAACACATTTCGACTAATAAACGCATTTATAGCTATGGATAGCAAAAATGTTTATGTAGATGGAAAACAGCTTCAAAACGCGGATCCTCAGACATTTAAATATCACGGTAGTAGTTGGGCTAGTGATAAAAACGATTATTATTTTAACGGCGTTAAACTAAGTGTGTGTGATATAAACAGTTTTAAAGTAGTTGAAGATGATTACCCTCGAAGAGGATATGACAACTATTGCTATTTTTACCAAAGCTACAAAGTCCCCTTGAGAGATCGGGACAGTTTAGAAATCCTTAATGGGCTGTACGCTAGAGATAAATATAATGTTTATTGGGCTGACCGAGTTGTTAATAATGCACAACCAAGTAAGATTATGGTGCAGCCTAATCGCAGTTCTCCTTTAGCAACTGACGGTAAGTTTTGCTTTAGTGGCACACAAATCATCGGCTGTGCTGATTTAAACTTAAATGGGCAAAAATTTTGTGGGTGTGATACCTAA
- a CDS encoding Shedu immune nuclease family protein, whose protein sequence is MNDFTPPPLTDEDVIFNSKLEHLYNHEFGDGRFFQVIFSDENETHIKLAARTCLKVVYLKEKDDLEGFEIIKVVSNKEKERVKLSKFNLEQLTCFLEFIKELDFKDVTKRRISLADDELSVLDSETKSKIATLLSGDDGSDVVYELLDKGLITNQDLVNTGYRKHQLELFESLLYKGGLPEYKVQIGNPNTKDETAWQHFFQSNEWIFGYGLDYRFQGILQKEFHASASNAAGKEEVIADFLLGDKKFTTFVELKLPTTELFNKSKNRSNCWSLSNSLIDAFSQILEQKASGQIKIETTKDLIGDNDEEINQRSYDSKTILIMGSWDQINNDPIGIKRIKEKTLELFRRDSRNVELVTYDELYERARFIVHNEKHSKRS, encoded by the coding sequence ATGAACGATTTTACCCCGCCCCCGTTAACTGATGAGGACGTGATTTTTAATTCTAAATTAGAACACTTGTATAATCATGAATTTGGCGACGGTCGCTTTTTTCAGGTTATCTTTTCTGATGAAAATGAGACACATATTAAGTTAGCTGCAAGAACTTGTCTAAAGGTCGTTTACCTCAAAGAAAAAGATGATCTTGAGGGATTTGAAATAATAAAAGTAGTTTCAAACAAAGAAAAAGAGCGAGTGAAATTATCTAAATTCAATTTAGAGCAACTAACTTGTTTTTTAGAGTTTATCAAAGAGCTAGATTTCAAAGATGTAACTAAGCGGCGTATTTCTTTAGCAGATGATGAATTGAGCGTTCTAGATTCTGAAACCAAATCTAAAATAGCGACACTATTATCTGGCGATGATGGAAGTGACGTGGTTTATGAGTTGCTGGATAAAGGACTAATCACGAACCAAGACCTCGTCAATACAGGTTATAGAAAACATCAATTAGAATTATTCGAATCACTATTATACAAAGGCGGCCTGCCAGAATATAAAGTTCAAATAGGTAATCCAAATACAAAGGACGAAACTGCTTGGCAGCATTTTTTTCAATCTAATGAATGGATATTTGGTTACGGCCTTGATTATAGATTTCAAGGAATTCTCCAAAAGGAGTTTCATGCATCAGCATCTAATGCTGCTGGCAAAGAAGAGGTCATTGCTGACTTCTTATTAGGTGATAAAAAATTTACTACATTTGTTGAGCTGAAGTTACCAACAACTGAGCTTTTTAATAAATCGAAGAACAGGTCAAACTGTTGGAGTTTATCAAACAGCCTTATCGATGCCTTTTCTCAAATATTAGAGCAAAAGGCTAGTGGTCAAATAAAAATTGAAACAACCAAAGATCTTATAGGCGATAACGATGAAGAGATAAATCAACGCTCTTATGATTCTAAAACAATTTTAATTATGGGCAGTTGGGATCAGATTAATAATGATCCTATTGGTATTAAGCGAATTAAAGAGAAAACCTTAGAATTGTTCCGTAGAGATTCTAGAAATGTAGAATTGGTCACCTATGATGAACTGTATGAAAGAGCGAGATTTATCGTACATAATGAGAAGCATTCAAAACGAAGCTAA